Proteins encoded in a region of the Rhodospirillales bacterium genome:
- a CDS encoding HupE/UreJ family protein, whose amino-acid sequence MFGFGLLHGLGFAGVLSDIGLAPAEFVTGLIAFNVGVELGQLAVIAGCFLVAGLWFRHKEWYRSIITNPASVLIAAIGAWWFVERTVLA is encoded by the coding sequence GTGTTCGGGTTCGGCCTCCTCCACGGGCTGGGCTTTGCAGGGGTGCTGAGCGACATCGGGCTGGCGCCGGCGGAGTTCGTCACCGGCCTGATCGCCTTCAATGTCGGAGTCGAACTCGGACAACTTGCCGTGATCGCCGGCTGCTTCCTGGTGGCCGGCCTCTGGTTCCGGCACAAGGAGTGGTACCGATCCATCATCACGAACCCGGCGTCGGTCCTGATCGCGGCCATCGGGGCGTGGTGGTTCGTCGAGCGGACAGTGCTCGCCTGA